In the Desulfovibrio sp. genome, one interval contains:
- a CDS encoding cobalamin biosynthesis protein CbiL, with translation MPSIRKPMIPGAVSLALMPLVLVAFILGTAASALAHRVNIFAWTEGNEVVAECGFNGGNKVKQGQIAVFDAATGAKLAEGRTDDFGVYRFPITAEGKAHGVRIVIKAGEGHQNDWTVEASELSGVQPAAPTSGAATPAVMSAVTAGTATASAQVQPTKKAEKTTAQQTAGISAEELQGIVNSALDAKLGPIRKELAEMRVARPSFSEIFGGIGWLVGLAGIALYFKGRRG, from the coding sequence ATGCCTTCCATACGCAAACCCATGATCCCAGGCGCAGTATCTCTGGCTCTCATGCCGCTAGTTCTTGTGGCCTTTATTCTGGGAACAGCCGCCAGCGCCCTTGCCCACAGGGTGAATATTTTTGCCTGGACCGAAGGCAACGAAGTTGTCGCCGAGTGTGGATTCAACGGCGGCAACAAGGTCAAGCAGGGGCAGATTGCAGTTTTTGATGCCGCCACAGGCGCAAAACTGGCCGAAGGCCGCACGGATGATTTTGGCGTTTACCGCTTTCCCATTACTGCCGAGGGCAAGGCCCACGGTGTGCGCATAGTCATCAAGGCTGGCGAGGGCCACCAGAACGACTGGACCGTTGAAGCCTCAGAGCTTTCCGGGGTTCAGCCTGCGGCACCAACTTCTGGGGCCGCAACACCTGCCGTCATGTCGGCTGTAACGGCTGGCACCGCAACGGCCAGCGCCCAGGTCCAGCCCACAAAGAAGGCTGAGAAAACAACCGCCCAGCAGACCGCAGGCATCAGCGCCGAAGAACTGCAGGGTATCGTCAATTCGGCTCTGGACGCCAAACTCGGCCCCATTCGCAAAGAGCTGGCCGAAATGCGCGTTGCGCGTCCGAGTTTTTCAGAAATTTTTGGCGGTATCGGCTGGCTGGTAGGCCTGGCGGGCATTGCCCTTTACTTCAAGGGACGTCGGGGGTAA
- the cbiQ gene encoding cobalt ECF transporter T component CbiQ yields the protein MFDQPFVRPSLIQRIDPRFRMACAGGFALCVSLLHSIAACMLGLGLGVLLLAAANPPMRPLCQRLGAINLFVLFLWCVTPFTTPGTPLAQWGFFVVTEQGLHLALLVSIKSNAIACAFLALVASMNAPTAGHALERLHCPPKLVFLFLFTARYVHVIAQEWRTLHVAARLRGFRSRTNMHTYRTVASLLGLLLVRSYERSLRVREAMLLRGFTGHFRSVSSFRTRMGDYFFALGLLLCMAGIIAVECLGVFNV from the coding sequence GTGTTTGACCAGCCCTTTGTACGCCCTTCGCTCATACAGCGCATCGACCCCCGTTTTCGCATGGCCTGCGCGGGGGGCTTTGCCTTGTGTGTTTCGTTGCTGCACAGCATAGCGGCCTGTATGCTGGGCCTTGGTCTTGGCGTGCTGCTGCTGGCCGCCGCCAACCCGCCCATGCGTCCATTGTGCCAGCGTCTGGGGGCAATCAATCTTTTTGTACTTTTTTTGTGGTGCGTTACGCCCTTTACCACACCCGGAACCCCGCTGGCCCAGTGGGGATTTTTTGTGGTTACTGAACAGGGGCTGCATCTGGCCCTGCTGGTGAGCATAAAATCCAACGCCATCGCCTGCGCCTTTCTGGCGCTGGTTGCCAGCATGAACGCCCCCACCGCCGGGCACGCGCTTGAAAGACTGCACTGCCCGCCCAAGCTTGTCTTTCTTTTTCTGTTTACGGCCCGGTACGTGCACGTAATCGCCCAGGAATGGCGCACCCTGCATGTGGCCGCGCGTCTGCGGGGTTTTCGCTCGCGCACCAACATGCACACCTACCGAACGGTGGCATCGCTGCTGGGGCTTTTGCTGGTGCGCAGCTACGAACGCTCGTTGCGCGTGCGCGAGGCCATGCTGCTGCGCGGTTTTACCGGTCATTTCCGGTCGGTTTCGTCGTTTCGCACGCGCATGGGCGATTATTTTTTTGCGCTGGGCCTGCTGCTGTGCATGGCTGGCATAATTGCGGTTGAATGCCTGGGGGTTTTCAATGTCTGA
- a CDS encoding ABC transporter ATP-binding protein translates to MSDHHHTPIFSLKGISFGYGQSDSMRPVLHDVDFSLYSGQRIGLYGPNGSGKTTLFRCITGLARPQSGQVLFHGVPLNDEKDFYELRCKVGFVLQHAEDQLFFPTVLEDVAFGPLNLGLAADEARERALETLRDLGLAGFEDRLTHRLSGGEKKLVSLAAVMAMQPEALLLDEPTNGLDNDARQRIIDILSSLDTARITISHDWDFLAQTSTQYLTIAHNHLHSCAPSFAHAHMHAHPLGNEPHEH, encoded by the coding sequence ATGTCTGACCATCACCACACGCCCATTTTCAGCCTCAAAGGCATCAGCTTTGGCTATGGGCAGAGCGACAGCATGCGGCCAGTGCTGCACGATGTGGATTTTTCCCTGTATTCCGGCCAGCGCATTGGCCTGTATGGCCCCAACGGCAGCGGCAAAACCACCCTTTTCAGATGCATCACCGGTCTTGCCCGCCCCCAGAGTGGGCAGGTGCTGTTTCACGGCGTGCCGCTCAATGACGAAAAGGATTTTTACGAACTGCGCTGCAAGGTAGGCTTTGTTCTGCAGCATGCGGAAGACCAGCTGTTTTTTCCCACAGTTCTGGAAGATGTGGCCTTTGGTCCCCTGAACCTCGGCCTTGCCGCCGACGAAGCCAGGGAGCGCGCCCTTGAAACACTGCGCGACCTGGGGCTTGCAGGCTTTGAAGACCGCCTTACACACCGCCTTTCCGGTGGCGAAAAAAAGCTGGTATCCCTTGCCGCCGTTATGGCCATGCAGCCAGAAGCCCTACTGCTTGATGAGCCCACAAACGGGCTCGACAACGATGCCCGCCAGCGTATCATCGACATTTTGAGCAGCCTGGACACTGCGCGCATAACAATATCGCATGACTGGGATTTTCTGGCGCAGACATCCACCCAGTACCTCACCATCGCCCACAATCACCTGCACAGCTGCGCTCCTTCTTTTGCGCACGCCCACATGCACGCCCATCCGCTGGGCAACGAACCGCACGAGCATTGA
- a CDS encoding diguanylate cyclase, with protein sequence MNGNIPESMFSFISECMEEKRELLQQSLQTFVEGHIGAHVEMCFPINGILARCQLVTITRSPHGRAEQIIGCISAIDRQSPGLLPSARFSIQQISNAHTTQDHARLMLALNASGDGLWDWDAVTNSVYYSPRYIEMLGYTPDTFPAVLSSWEEKIHPDDHIHVVPMQKDIIASPTYGDSFECTYRMRRADGSWAWILGRGNVTQRNGQGQATRVVGLHTDISASQADRAHLENLVRNDPLTGLRSRTFFTMTVDELEQQAVRPVGVIAADVNGLKMINDHLGHEEGNAVLCQAALLLRGGLDSAACVARMSGDEYTVLLPGCSIEAVAEVMHALLQRFERHNEGQNRSPVLLAMGCACAETMQTSIASAIVEADRAMLRHKLTTRSETRQRIKKWIESHTNARVSLNDCRYL encoded by the coding sequence ATGAACGGCAACATTCCTGAGAGCATGTTTTCCTTTATTTCTGAGTGCATGGAAGAAAAGCGTGAGCTGTTGCAACAATCACTGCAAACTTTTGTAGAGGGGCACATTGGCGCGCATGTGGAAATGTGTTTTCCTATCAACGGAATTCTGGCCCGCTGCCAACTTGTAACCATCACACGCAGCCCTCATGGCAGGGCAGAACAGATCATCGGCTGCATCAGCGCCATCGACAGACAGTCGCCCGGTCTTTTGCCTTCCGCCCGTTTTTCCATACAGCAGATATCAAACGCCCACACCACGCAGGACCACGCCCGTCTCATGCTTGCGCTCAACGCCTCTGGTGACGGTCTGTGGGATTGGGACGCTGTGACAAATTCTGTATATTACAGCCCCCGTTATATCGAAATGCTGGGCTACACGCCCGATACCTTTCCGGCAGTACTGAGCTCGTGGGAAGAAAAAATCCATCCCGACGACCACATTCATGTGGTTCCCATGCAAAAGGACATCATCGCATCGCCCACTTACGGCGATTCCTTTGAATGTACCTACCGCATGCGGCGGGCCGACGGATCATGGGCATGGATCCTCGGGCGCGGCAACGTGACACAGCGCAATGGACAGGGGCAGGCCACCAGAGTGGTGGGGCTGCACACGGACATAAGCGCCAGTCAGGCCGACAGGGCCCATCTTGAAAACCTTGTGCGCAATGACCCCCTCACCGGGCTGCGCAGCCGCACATTTTTCACCATGACAGTGGACGAACTTGAACAGCAGGCAGTGCGCCCTGTGGGGGTGATTGCGGCCGACGTCAACGGCCTCAAGATGATCAACGACCACCTGGGGCATGAAGAAGGCAATGCCGTGCTTTGTCAGGCGGCACTGCTGCTGCGCGGCGGCCTTGATTCCGCCGCATGTGTGGCGCGCATGAGCGGCGACGAATACACTGTACTGTTGCCTGGGTGCAGCATAGAGGCAGTTGCCGAGGTCATGCATGCCCTGCTGCAACGCTTTGAGCGGCACAATGAGGGGCAAAATCGCTCTCCGGTTTTGCTCGCCATGGGGTGCGCCTGCGCCGAAACCATGCAGACAAGCATTGCCAGCGCCATTGTTGA